In Fimbriimonadales bacterium, the following are encoded in one genomic region:
- a CDS encoding UvrD-helicase domain-containing protein produces the protein MTLGELKERLNEKQYEAVTHPGGPLLVFAGAGSGKTRVITYRVAWLIQQGIPPHRILAVTFTNKAAEEMRTRVEELVGERAKGIWMGTFHRICGRILRQYGHSIGLERNFVIYDESDQISLIRGILKQQNWDEKSITPRNILNEISRAKERLISPERFSALATGFIERIAAEIYPLYQEQLRKNKALDFDDMIYYTVRLLKEREEIRKELQERFLHVLVDEFQDVNLSQYELVKILCGKHKNILIVGDDDQSIYAWRGADVSLILKFSNEYENAKILMLEQNYRSTQRILQSANEVIKSNRKRAPKKLWTENEPGPPITITEVGTEQDEAMLVADTILQGVHTGKRRFSDFAVLYRTNAQSRVLEETFLMMRIPHLLIGGQRFYERKEIKDMVAYLRVVANPYDDISLKRVINVPMRGIGENTIQKIESKAAGKPLWTVITDNEFLLLLQPRIRHAISQFVKIIEHAAPLVEKGFTEPILRTLLQTTGYLDALRSENTEEAQSRLENLQELVNVAAQHDANADEPGLHSFLHEISLLTDADEIKQGAEAVTLMTVHTAKGLEFPVVFIVGLEEGIFPHARSMDTDSELEEERRLCYVAMTRAREELHLLHAARRSTYGQPSFNAPSRFLASIPRECVSSLREPIPSILQDRRPSREWAMMSTDSTASRPLRGPEWTAPFQVGQQVRHPKFGVGIVISCIPVKDDCEVTVSFPGVIGVKRLMQNIAKLEPG, from the coding sequence ATGACTTTAGGCGAACTCAAAGAAAGGCTCAACGAAAAACAATACGAAGCGGTAACACATCCTGGAGGTCCGCTCTTGGTTTTCGCTGGGGCAGGAAGTGGCAAAACACGTGTCATTACCTACCGCGTCGCTTGGCTTATTCAACAAGGAATCCCTCCGCATCGAATCTTAGCCGTCACTTTTACGAACAAAGCCGCTGAAGAAATGCGCACGAGAGTGGAAGAACTCGTAGGAGAACGAGCGAAAGGGATATGGATGGGCACATTTCATCGCATCTGCGGACGCATATTGCGACAATACGGTCATTCCATCGGTCTCGAACGCAACTTCGTTATTTATGATGAAAGCGACCAGATCTCTTTAATACGGGGGATTCTAAAACAGCAAAACTGGGATGAAAAATCTATAACTCCGAGAAACATTCTAAACGAAATTAGTCGCGCTAAGGAAAGATTAATCTCACCCGAAAGATTTTCAGCCCTTGCGACAGGCTTCATCGAGCGAATTGCAGCCGAAATCTATCCCCTCTATCAAGAACAACTCCGAAAAAACAAAGCCCTCGATTTCGACGATATGATTTATTACACCGTTCGTCTTTTGAAAGAACGGGAAGAGATCCGAAAAGAACTCCAAGAGCGTTTCCTGCACGTCTTAGTGGATGAATTTCAAGACGTAAACCTATCTCAATACGAGTTAGTCAAAATCCTTTGCGGAAAACACAAAAATATTCTCATTGTAGGAGATGACGATCAATCCATCTATGCTTGGAGAGGAGCGGATGTTTCGCTGATATTGAAATTCTCCAACGAATACGAAAACGCGAAGATTCTTATGCTCGAGCAAAATTATCGCTCAACGCAAAGAATCTTGCAATCCGCGAACGAAGTCATCAAATCGAATCGCAAACGCGCACCGAAAAAACTATGGACAGAAAACGAGCCAGGTCCGCCCATCACCATTACAGAAGTCGGCACCGAACAAGACGAAGCGATGCTCGTAGCCGATACCATTTTGCAAGGAGTACACACAGGAAAAAGACGCTTCAGCGATTTCGCGGTTCTTTATCGAACGAACGCACAAAGCCGAGTCCTCGAAGAAACTTTCCTCATGATGCGCATCCCCCACCTCCTGATTGGAGGTCAGCGGTTCTACGAGCGCAAAGAAATCAAAGACATGGTCGCATACCTCCGCGTCGTAGCAAATCCATACGATGACATTAGTCTTAAAAGAGTCATCAACGTCCCCATGCGAGGAATCGGCGAAAATACCATACAAAAAATCGAATCGAAAGCGGCAGGAAAACCCTTATGGACGGTAATTACCGATAACGAATTCCTCCTTCTCCTGCAACCGAGAATTCGACATGCCATTTCACAATTCGTAAAAATCATCGAACATGCCGCCCCCTTGGTGGAAAAGGGTTTCACGGAACCTATTTTGCGCACACTTTTGCAAACAACTGGATATTTAGATGCTTTGCGTTCGGAAAATACAGAAGAAGCACAAAGCCGTTTAGAAAACTTACAAGAATTAGTCAACGTCGCCGCACAACATGACGCAAATGCAGATGAACCGGGCTTGCATTCTTTCTTACATGAAATTTCTCTTCTTACCGATGCGGACGAAATTAAACAAGGCGCAGAGGCTGTCACGTTGATGACGGTTCATACGGCTAAAGGGCTCGAATTTCCTGTAGTCTTCATCGTCGGATTGGAAGAAGGAATCTTTCCACACGCGCGTTCGATGGACACAGATTCAGAACTCGAAGAAGAACGACGACTTTGTTACGTCGCAATGACACGCGCGCGAGAAGAATTGCATTTACTTCATGCTGCACGTCGCAGTACTTACGGACAACCGAGTTTCAACGCACCAAGCCGCTTTCTGGCTTCTATTCCGAGAGAATGTGTATCTTCGCTTCGCGAACCGATTCCTTCGATTCTGCAAGACCGTCGTCCTTCTCGCGAATGGGCAATGATGAGTACCGATTCAACCGCCTCGCGTCCGCTGCGCGGTCCGGAATGGACGGCTCCTTTCCAAGTCGGTCAGCAAGTGAGACATCCGAAATTCGGAGTGGGCATCGTGATTTCCTGCATTCCCGTAAAAGACGATTGCGAAGTAACCGTCTCATTTCCAGGCGTGATCGGAGTAAAGCGACTCATGCAGAATATCGCGAAATTAGAACCTGGATAA
- the lpxK gene encoding tetraacyldisaccharide 4'-kinase, producing MNWERIFYPNTTTEKVVSNALLPLSWIYAAGWKTYEKLYQFRILHPKRFSIAILCVGSLEAGGSGKTPMTIALAKILQKEGSRVAVSCSGYKSSFAKGANTAPFTKNLDPEKYGDEASLIRRKLPEVGLIVGSDRVRAAELAETLDYRILILDDGFQHLRLHRNINLLMWTESTKKSRCLPAGPLREPISGIHRADALIVPENCSHGFDGINKTTFTFEKRFPAVRNLSTNEIIEVNWLKDRNVNAACAIGKPTQFFETLEALGAHVERKIVRGDHAWLETLTESTLPYVVTEKDAVKLEKHHLPRCGVYALEMEMKFNDEENLTKWLRERINL from the coding sequence ATGAATTGGGAACGAATTTTTTATCCGAATACAACGACTGAAAAAGTTGTTTCCAATGCGCTCCTTCCCTTATCTTGGATATATGCTGCCGGATGGAAGACGTACGAAAAACTCTATCAATTTCGCATTTTACATCCGAAAAGATTTTCGATTGCTATTCTTTGTGTCGGAAGTTTAGAAGCAGGCGGCTCGGGGAAAACGCCGATGACCATCGCACTCGCTAAAATTTTGCAAAAAGAAGGATCTCGAGTTGCCGTGAGTTGCAGTGGTTATAAAAGTTCCTTTGCAAAGGGTGCGAACACAGCGCCATTTACTAAAAACCTCGACCCAGAAAAATATGGAGACGAAGCGAGCCTTATTCGCAGAAAACTTCCCGAAGTGGGATTGATTGTCGGAAGCGACCGTGTGCGTGCAGCTGAACTCGCAGAAACACTCGATTACCGAATTCTAATTCTCGATGATGGCTTTCAGCATCTGCGCTTGCATAGAAATATCAATCTTCTCATGTGGACTGAATCTACGAAGAAATCGAGGTGTTTGCCGGCAGGTCCTCTGCGTGAGCCGATTTCTGGAATTCATCGTGCCGACGCTTTGATTGTCCCGGAAAACTGTTCCCACGGCTTCGATGGCATAAACAAAACGACCTTCACATTCGAAAAACGATTTCCCGCAGTGCGCAATCTATCGACGAACGAAATTATCGAAGTGAATTGGCTGAAAGACAGAAATGTCAACGCTGCATGCGCCATCGGGAAGCCAACGCAGTTCTTCGAAACCTTAGAGGCGTTAGGCGCACACGTCGAAAGGAAAATCGTTCGAGGCGATCATGCGTGGCTCGAGACGCTGACGGAAAGCACACTGCCCTATGTCGTCACGGAAAAGGACGCGGTTAAACTCGAAAAACATCATCTTCCCCGTTGCGGAGTTTACGCTCTCGAAATGGAAATGAAATTTAATGATGAGGAAAACTTAACGAAGTGGCTCAGGGAAAGAATAAACCTCTAA
- the aat gene encoding leucyl/phenylalanyl-tRNA--protein transferase: MAWLEPWMVEVAYREGCFPMGLEDGTIGWYQPRKRAVFFPGEFRVTRSLRRSAKKYRITFDMAFEEVMRCCANREEGTWITEDFFRVYGELFRDGKAHSAEVWWEEKLVGGVYGVRLGNAFMAESMFHTMTDAGKVALWKLIEKLTREGVELVDAQFVTPHLLFLGAKEISHEEYLQRLHSALDKSAVS; this comes from the coding sequence ATGGCATGGCTCGAGCCTTGGATGGTGGAAGTGGCTTATCGTGAAGGATGCTTCCCGATGGGATTGGAGGATGGCACGATAGGTTGGTACCAACCGCGAAAGAGGGCGGTTTTCTTCCCCGGTGAATTTCGAGTAACACGTTCTCTTCGCCGCTCGGCGAAGAAGTATCGGATTACATTCGACATGGCCTTCGAGGAGGTGATGCGGTGCTGTGCGAATCGTGAAGAGGGGACATGGATTACCGAGGATTTCTTTCGAGTGTATGGCGAGTTGTTTCGGGATGGGAAGGCGCATTCCGCGGAAGTATGGTGGGAGGAAAAACTCGTGGGGGGCGTTTATGGAGTGCGCTTAGGAAACGCGTTTATGGCGGAATCTATGTTTCATACGATGACGGATGCCGGAAAGGTCGCGTTGTGGAAACTCATCGAGAAATTGACACGAGAAGGGGTGGAACTCGTTGATGCTCAATTCGTAACTCCGCATCTTCTTTTTTTGGGTGCTAAAGAAATTTCCCATGAAGAGTATTTACAGCGCTTGCACTCTGCACTCGATAAAAGCGCCGTTTCGTAA
- a CDS encoding Rne/Rng family ribonuclease produces MNKEIIVNVTPRETRIAVLEDGQLMELRVEREERIVGSIHKGIVQNVLPGMDAAFVDIGMERNAFLYVADILQEEETNGESPASIKRSELRRRQIKDLLKPGQEIMVQVIKGPRGAKGARVSSRIALPGRYVVLLPTASLVSVSRKIENRQERERLRRIGEKLRPEGFGLIIRTECEQKTERELKSDVQFLLATWRQIEENAKRMRAPACVYRDLTLLYRTVRDILSEDVTRCIIDDPDEFERVHAIVSIVNPDLKNRIFLYDGNVPIFDYYGIEKDLEKLLKPKVWLKSGAYLVIDEMEAITAIDVNTGKHVGTTSLADTILRANMEAAEEVARQLRLRDIGGIIVVDFIDMTNPADRKQLLQHFQNLLKRDRARTRIGRISSLGLVELTRKRTDLSITQALSSACPTCGGRGRIPSSETVSLWVERDLRRRLEEPGNAFYVECSPAVCEALIGTDGENIEELEHLLRRGIYVRANPTLQYDEYEIHSGTIESFEKSLLPYRRAQVVECNVRPSTLPSNPKPVGWTDSGYYVELSDADAYVGQRVKVCLEDVRRSFAFGSVILPGVARELV; encoded by the coding sequence ATGAACAAAGAAATCATCGTTAATGTCACTCCGAGAGAAACTCGAATTGCAGTATTAGAAGACGGCCAATTGATGGAGTTGCGAGTCGAAAGGGAGGAACGTATTGTCGGAAGTATCCATAAAGGAATCGTTCAAAACGTTCTGCCTGGAATGGATGCCGCATTCGTAGACATCGGTATGGAGCGCAACGCTTTTTTGTATGTTGCAGACATCTTGCAAGAAGAAGAGACGAACGGCGAAAGCCCCGCCAGCATCAAGCGCTCCGAATTGCGAAGACGGCAAATTAAAGACTTATTGAAACCAGGGCAAGAAATCATGGTGCAAGTTATAAAAGGACCACGTGGCGCTAAAGGCGCACGGGTTTCGAGCCGCATCGCATTGCCAGGACGATATGTCGTTCTTCTGCCCACTGCCTCCCTCGTCAGCGTAAGCCGAAAAATCGAAAACCGTCAAGAAAGGGAACGTTTGCGACGCATCGGAGAAAAACTTCGACCGGAAGGCTTCGGATTAATCATCCGCACAGAATGCGAACAAAAAACGGAAAGGGAACTCAAAAGCGATGTGCAATTTTTGCTCGCAACGTGGCGACAAATAGAAGAAAACGCAAAACGTATGCGCGCCCCCGCTTGTGTCTATCGAGATTTGACACTTTTGTATCGAACGGTTCGTGACATTCTTTCTGAAGACGTTACTCGCTGCATTATCGACGACCCGGATGAATTCGAAAGAGTCCACGCAATCGTCAGCATCGTAAATCCGGATTTAAAAAATCGTATTTTCCTTTACGACGGAAACGTTCCCATTTTCGATTACTATGGAATCGAAAAAGATTTAGAAAAACTCCTCAAACCGAAAGTGTGGCTGAAAAGCGGAGCCTATCTCGTGATTGACGAAATGGAAGCGATTACGGCAATTGACGTAAATACAGGAAAACACGTCGGAACGACGAGCCTTGCCGATACGATTCTTCGAGCAAACATGGAAGCAGCGGAAGAGGTTGCCAGACAACTTCGACTGAGAGACATCGGTGGAATCATCGTAGTGGATTTCATTGACATGACGAATCCGGCAGACCGAAAACAACTCCTGCAGCATTTTCAAAACCTATTGAAACGCGATAGAGCGAGAACACGTATCGGAAGAATCAGCAGCCTCGGTCTAGTTGAACTAACACGCAAACGCACCGACCTTTCGATTACACAAGCATTGAGTTCCGCTTGCCCCACCTGCGGAGGACGCGGAAGAATTCCCAGCAGCGAAACCGTCTCTTTGTGGGTCGAACGTGATTTGCGTCGTAGACTCGAAGAACCTGGAAACGCTTTCTATGTCGAGTGCAGTCCCGCTGTATGTGAAGCATTAATCGGCACGGATGGAGAAAACATCGAAGAATTAGAACATCTCCTTCGACGGGGTATCTACGTGCGCGCAAATCCCACTTTGCAATACGATGAATATGAAATCCACTCCGGGACTATAGAATCTTTCGAAAAAAGTCTTTTGCCTTACCGCCGTGCCCAAGTCGTCGAATGCAACGTCCGTCCGAGCACCCTACCATCGAATCCCAAACCTGTCGGATGGACCGATTCGGGATACTATGTCGAACTCTCCGATGCAGATGCTTATGTCGGGCAACGTGTCAAGGTATGCCTCGAGGATGTACGCCGCTCCTTCGCCTTCGGAAGTGTGATCCTTCCTGGCGTCGCTCGAGAGTTGGTCTAA
- a CDS encoding glycosyltransferase family 9 protein, whose translation MKILFVRLSAMGDIVHAMPTAMAIKKALPDAQLDWVVQTNFADLLLNHPAVDNIISFRRRSPISEWWRLREKTRKEKYDIALDMQGLLKSAVVVFLSGAPVKLGYYHQREYTWLFSKAIRPPQDALHVIEHYLVVAEAITNRKADVEFGLRPQPDAITSVKEKISELLGEKLLAINLGAGKTFKCWPIPHFAKLVNRAEKNGWRCVIVGSSHEQVLYEELCKELQYRPFSMVGKTSVGELVALISLVDAHVGVDTGSIHIAAALGTPVVCIMGPTDPRRSGPYPLQNSRSAILYKGPDGISQITPEEVFEKVEQIIEITDERTEIRKL comes from the coding sequence ATGAAAATCCTCTTCGTCAGACTCTCCGCTATGGGTGATATCGTTCACGCTATGCCGACCGCGATGGCGATAAAAAAAGCGCTCCCCGATGCGCAATTGGATTGGGTCGTGCAAACGAATTTTGCGGATTTGTTGTTGAATCATCCTGCGGTGGATAACATCATCTCTTTCCGAAGGCGTTCGCCAATTTCAGAATGGTGGCGCCTTCGCGAGAAAACTCGAAAGGAAAAATACGACATCGCTCTCGACATGCAAGGTCTATTGAAAAGCGCGGTAGTCGTTTTCTTGAGCGGTGCGCCCGTAAAATTAGGTTACTATCATCAAAGAGAATACACGTGGCTTTTCAGTAAAGCCATAAGACCCCCCCAAGACGCACTTCATGTCATCGAGCATTACCTCGTCGTTGCAGAAGCGATTACGAATCGTAAAGCGGATGTGGAATTCGGATTACGACCACAACCGGACGCAATTACTAGCGTGAAAGAAAAGATCTCCGAATTATTAGGTGAAAAACTTCTCGCAATCAATTTAGGGGCAGGAAAAACATTCAAATGTTGGCCGATTCCGCACTTTGCAAAACTCGTGAATCGTGCGGAGAAAAACGGTTGGCGATGTGTGATTGTAGGTTCCTCTCATGAGCAAGTCCTTTATGAGGAATTGTGTAAAGAGCTTCAATATCGTCCCTTCAGTATGGTGGGGAAAACGTCTGTCGGCGAACTCGTTGCATTGATTTCGTTAGTAGATGCGCATGTCGGTGTAGATACGGGCTCGATTCACATTGCTGCAGCACTCGGCACTCCTGTCGTCTGTATCATGGGACCCACAGACCCTCGAAGAAGCGGACCGTATCCATTGCAAAACTCACGCTCTGCAATTTTATATAAAGGACCAGATGGGATCTCTCAAATCACACCGGAAGAAGTTTTCGAGAAGGTAGAGCAAATTATCGAAATCACCGATGAACGCACAGAAATTCGAAAATTGTAA
- a CDS encoding lysophospholipid acyltransferase family protein: MAQGKNKPLKRHWYKKIAGLFIAGASRLVLRLPEGIAEGFGSSIGKLAYFFSKKYRTRAIENLRMCFPEWDENKVKRTARAVFEHFGRTAARFFRSYKMPPHEILNTIVAEEGLDALEQAKALQKGLIIVTAHFGNWERAAQYMNAKGYKINTVARDADDELTGEIVNRARREQGTEVYSRGSAAKDLLRALSRNEAVAILVDQNANDVFVPFFGFPAGTVAGPAVLHLRTGAPILIGFCLENGKGQYRVSFVRPTFPPATGNQEEDIRTIMTVINKVLEDKIREHPEQWLWMHDRWRSARKLGLLETK, encoded by the coding sequence GTGGCTCAGGGAAAGAATAAACCTCTAAAAAGACACTGGTATAAAAAAATCGCCGGGTTATTTATTGCAGGGGCGAGCCGATTGGTTCTTAGGCTCCCTGAGGGAATAGCGGAAGGCTTCGGTTCTTCGATAGGCAAATTGGCTTACTTCTTTTCAAAGAAATATAGAACTCGTGCCATCGAAAATCTGCGAATGTGCTTTCCGGAATGGGACGAAAACAAAGTAAAACGAACCGCGCGAGCCGTCTTCGAACATTTCGGTCGAACCGCTGCTCGTTTCTTTCGCTCTTATAAAATGCCCCCCCATGAAATCTTGAACACGATTGTTGCCGAAGAAGGCCTGGATGCACTCGAACAAGCCAAAGCATTGCAAAAAGGGCTCATCATCGTTACTGCGCATTTCGGCAACTGGGAACGTGCAGCACAATACATGAACGCGAAAGGATACAAAATCAACACCGTTGCCCGAGACGCGGATGACGAACTAACCGGAGAAATCGTCAATCGAGCGAGACGCGAACAAGGTACAGAGGTTTATTCCAGGGGTTCTGCCGCTAAAGACTTGCTGCGAGCCCTCTCGCGCAACGAGGCTGTGGCGATTCTCGTAGACCAAAACGCCAATGATGTGTTCGTCCCCTTCTTCGGTTTCCCCGCTGGAACCGTGGCGGGTCCTGCAGTTTTGCACCTAAGAACCGGTGCTCCTATCCTCATCGGCTTTTGCTTAGAAAATGGAAAAGGTCAGTATAGGGTAAGTTTTGTACGCCCGACTTTTCCACCTGCGACCGGAAACCAAGAAGAAGACATTCGAACGATCATGACCGTCATTAACAAAGTCCTCGAAGATAAAATTCGCGAACATCCCGAACAATGGCTTTGGATGCATGATCGGTGGCGTTCTGCAAGAAAGTTGGGGCTACTCGAAACGAAGTGA
- a CDS encoding glycosyltransferase family 9 protein yields MASQRVLLMRWNWIGDIILAYPAAATIKESNPDVELAWFVDTRFRELVDGHKRVDKVFTFDRKRFKGREWNPFLWRALIREYLKARSFRPDVVINLQPSDRIAFAAWLSKGKKLVTLDPKRPIVRFLAGHSVYSRPNQHAVEANLDAVSAAGFTKRTYEFAIPIREEHRKFVDENIGHGGWITVHLGTRNVRKQWPPERFAQVAQHLAAEGFRIVLVGGPGEEELRNRFLKIANAEDWVGKTNLMQLSEIIRRSRIHLSNDTASAHIAAVFEVPCVTVFGYMSPAVFHPYLQPDAVIDSGGDILGVRVETVLERCLDRIGAKVTARQ; encoded by the coding sequence ATGGCAAGCCAACGTGTTCTTTTGATGCGATGGAATTGGATAGGTGATATCATTCTCGCCTATCCTGCTGCAGCGACCATCAAAGAAAGCAATCCCGATGTCGAACTAGCATGGTTCGTGGATACGAGATTTCGTGAACTCGTGGATGGTCACAAACGCGTAGACAAAGTCTTCACCTTCGACCGCAAACGCTTCAAGGGCAGAGAATGGAACCCATTTTTATGGCGCGCGCTGATACGAGAATATCTCAAAGCGCGTTCGTTCCGACCCGATGTCGTTATTAATCTGCAACCGAGCGACCGCATCGCATTCGCTGCATGGTTATCGAAAGGCAAAAAACTCGTAACGCTCGACCCAAAAAGACCCATTGTCCGTTTTCTTGCAGGTCATTCCGTCTATTCTCGACCGAATCAACACGCTGTCGAAGCGAATCTGGATGCAGTTTCTGCAGCGGGCTTCACGAAACGCACCTACGAATTTGCAATACCCATTCGTGAAGAACACCGCAAATTCGTTGACGAAAATATCGGCCATGGAGGCTGGATCACTGTTCATCTCGGAACGCGCAACGTTCGAAAACAATGGCCCCCCGAAAGGTTTGCACAAGTCGCGCAACATCTCGCAGCAGAAGGATTTCGCATTGTATTGGTCGGAGGTCCTGGCGAAGAAGAATTGCGAAACCGTTTCCTCAAAATAGCAAATGCGGAAGACTGGGTCGGAAAAACGAACTTAATGCAACTTAGTGAAATCATTCGCCGTAGTAGAATCCATCTTAGTAACGACACAGCCTCTGCTCACATTGCCGCTGTCTTCGAAGTGCCTTGTGTAACCGTATTCGGATATATGTCACCTGCAGTATTTCATCCTTATTTACAACCCGATGCAGTAATCGATTCCGGTGGCGATATTTTGGGAGTTCGCGTGGAAACCGTATTGGAACGATGTTTAGACAGAATCGGAGCGAAAGTAACTGCCCGACAGTAA
- a CDS encoding glycosyltransferase family 9 protein codes for MNKRVLIIRWNNLGDVVMALPTAATVRASQPNVTLGWFVDARFRELVQDNPHIDTVFAFDRGRFRGRELDPFSWRLYWKNLMQPRRFNPDVVICLRGHLRETISVAFSGAKERYTLQPRGMLATLLGGKAVHPEKDRHVVERFLDVVEAAGFSKRIYDFYLPISPEDSKFVDSRLGSGGWVTLHLGSGDPKKVWPPERYAIVAERLRAEGLRVVLLGGPGEEPLRDRFLHFTKAEDFVGRTTLLQLAETIRRSRLHISNDSGSAHIAAALGVPCVTIFGRKRACVYHPFRQPEAVIEAGGNVLAVQPEEVVEKCFERLELAPV; via the coding sequence GTGAATAAACGCGTTTTAATTATCCGCTGGAACAACTTAGGCGACGTGGTTATGGCGTTGCCTACAGCAGCAACGGTAAGAGCGAGCCAACCTAATGTAACTTTGGGATGGTTCGTGGATGCGCGATTTCGAGAACTCGTACAGGATAATCCCCACATAGACACAGTATTCGCCTTCGATAGAGGACGCTTCCGCGGACGCGAACTCGACCCATTTTCTTGGAGACTCTATTGGAAAAATTTAATGCAACCCAGAAGATTCAACCCGGATGTCGTGATTTGTCTGCGTGGACATTTGCGGGAAACGATATCCGTCGCCTTTTCGGGAGCAAAAGAGCGCTACACTCTCCAGCCTCGAGGAATGCTCGCAACACTTCTGGGGGGGAAAGCCGTTCACCCTGAAAAAGATCGCCATGTCGTTGAAAGATTTCTCGACGTCGTGGAAGCGGCAGGCTTTTCCAAACGAATCTATGACTTTTATTTGCCCATCTCTCCGGAAGATTCTAAATTCGTAGATTCTCGTCTCGGCTCGGGGGGGTGGGTAACGCTTCATTTGGGAAGTGGCGACCCGAAAAAAGTTTGGCCCCCCGAGAGATACGCCATCGTCGCAGAAAGACTGCGAGCGGAGGGCTTGCGCGTTGTGCTCTTAGGAGGTCCAGGCGAAGAACCCTTGCGAGACCGCTTTTTGCATTTTACAAAAGCGGAGGATTTCGTGGGAAGGACGACCTTACTGCAACTCGCTGAGACCATCCGCCGAAGTCGCTTGCATATCAGCAACGATTCTGGATCTGCACACATCGCTGCAGCACTCGGCGTCCCGTGCGTAACGATTTTTGGTAGAAAAAGGGCATGCGTCTATCACCCGTTTCGACAACCCGAAGCAGTCATTGAAGCGGGGGGGAACGTTTTGGCAGTGCAACCCGAAGAGGTAGTCGAAAAATGTTTCGAGAGACTCGAACTTGCTCCCGTGTAA